The following are encoded in a window of Phaseolus vulgaris cultivar G19833 chromosome 3, P. vulgaris v2.0, whole genome shotgun sequence genomic DNA:
- the LOC137807248 gene encoding 3-oxo-Delta(4,5)-steroid 5-beta-reductase-like, which yields MEPETFVALVAGVTGMAGLSLAQALKQPNCPGGPWKVYGAARRPPPSWFPPSTVDHFITFDAVDSSDTRAKLSPIASEVTHLFWVSLQVRVDEEANVRVNETMLFNVLSVLKSCTSSKLTHVTLQTGTKHYMGPIFDPLLSTQLISHDPPFNENMARLPYPNFYYALEDLVASYAPSLTYSVHRSSIIVGASSRSIYNSLVTLATYAAICRHVGLAFRYPGTKYTWEHFCDMTDAGVLAQQHVWAAVTPEAKNQAFNCTNGDVFTWKSVWKLFSELFDVEFVALDETQDLDLVEVMRDKGSVWKEIVEKYELENTILEEITCYEAVQAVLGFKFQHVSSMNKSREYGFFGHVDTFKSIRFWVEKLKQMKIIPSYQPSTP from the coding sequence ATGGAGCCCGAAACTTTTGTAGCACTGGTAGCTGGTGTCACAGGGATGGCTGGGCTGAGTCTAGCCCAAGCCCTGAAGCAGCCTAATTGTCCCGGAGGCCCATGGAAAGTTTACGGCGCCGCTCGCAGGCCCCCTCCCAGTTGGTTCCCTCCTTCCACCGTCGACCACTTCATCACCTTTGACGCTGTCGACTCTTCCGACACGCGCGCCAAGCTTTCACCCATTGCGAGTGAAGTCACGCACCTATTCTGGGTGAGCTTGCAGGTTCGTGTAGATGAAGAAGCCAACGTGAGAGTCAACGAAACCATGCTCTTCAACGTTCTCTCCGTCCTCAAATCTTGCACGTCTTCAAAGCTTACCCATGTCACGCTCCAAACCGGCACCAAACACTACATGGGCCCAATTTTCGACCCACTCCTCTCTACCCAACTCATCTCCCACGACCCACCCTTTAACGAGAACATGGCGCGACTCCCTTACCCGAACTTCTACTACGCACTCGAGGATCTCGTTGCATCGTACGCGCCATCGCTCACGTACTCAGTGCACCGCTCCTCTATTATAGTAGGCGCCTCCTCCAGGAGTATATACAACTCCCTGGTCACGCTAGCAACCTACGCCGCAATTTGTCGCCACGTAGGATTGGCGTTTCGGTACCCGGGAACGAAGTACACGTGGGAGCATTTCTGTGACATGACTGACGCCGGAGTGTTGGCGCAGCAGCACGTGTGGGCTGCGGTTACCCCTGAGGCTAAAAATCAGGCCTTCAATTGCACAAACGGCGACGTTTTCACGTGGAAGAGCGTCTGGAAGTTATTCTCTGAACTTTTCGATGTGGAGTTCGTGGCGTTGGACGAAACGCAAGACTTGGATTTGGTGGAGGTGATGCGTGATAAGGGTAGCGTTTGGAAGGAGATTGTGGAGAAATACGAGCTTGAGAACACCATATTGGAGGAAATAACCTGCTATGAAGCCGTCCAAGCGGTGCTAGGTTTTAAGTTTCAACATGTATCTAGCATGAACAAGAGTAGAGAATATGGATTTTTTGGGCATGTGGATACCTTTAAGAGTATCAGATTTTGGGTGGAGAAGCTGAAACAGATGAAGATCATACCATCTTATCAACCATCAACTCCCTAA
- the LOC137805885 gene encoding uncharacterized protein, with protein sequence MGTCFSCNSTSILKNIRVVHINGYVEDFEEPISVRQVIGYPSKHFLCTSTLLLSTSSKPMNGNTHLQPGQVYFMLPYSVLQADVSPVDLTGLVKRLSAIAKASPLSSQNQTVWCSPSRSPSKAGAAEQYGVGKMNIGGRSPCKVQSWKPILDTISEKPYNRRSESDWQESY encoded by the coding sequence ATGGGGACTTGTTTTTCTTGTAACTCAACCTCCATATTAAAGAATATCCGTGTGGTTCATATCAATGGTTATGTAGAGGATTTTGAGGAACCAATTTCAGTGAGGCAAGTAATTGGGTACCCCTCAAAACACTTTCTTTGCACTTCCACCCTCCTTCTTTCCACTTCCTCAAAACCAATGAATGGAAACACACACCTCCAACCTGGGCAAGTGTATTTCATGCTGCCATACTCAGTACTACAAGCTGATGTTTCTCCTGTGGACCTGACTGGTCTTGTAAAGAGACTCAGCGCAATAGCCAAAGCAAGTCCTTTGTCGAGCCAGAATCAAACAGTTTGGTGTTCACCTTCTAGGAGTCCTAGCAAAGCTGGTGCGGCAGAGCAATATGGTGTTGGTAAGATGAATATTGGTGGAAGAAGCCCTTGTAAAGTACAATCTTGGAAACCTATCTTGGACACCATATCAGAGAAGCCATACAATAGGAGGAGTGAATCTGATTGGCAAGAAAGTTATTGA